One window of the Hippoglossus hippoglossus isolate fHipHip1 chromosome 9, fHipHip1.pri, whole genome shotgun sequence genome contains the following:
- the LOC117768348 gene encoding uncharacterized protein LOC117768348: MANRATGVPAPQLLFDGSEEKFDLWETRFLSCLHILKLKETILREPDEASDEDRWKNADCYAELVRLIDDKSLSLIRHEAADDGRKGLRILKEHYSGKSKPRIINMYTSLTKLRMADSETVTDYLLRAENIITALREAGETMSDGLIVAMTLSGLPDSFKPLAVHVTQNEDSVTFAGFKRRLRVYEESEKMKMTEPTTDNVMKTYTRQGGGHSKPHSNRKEEDANITCYKCGIKGHKARKCYKKVWCNYCKNNTHAESLCKKKGGQDGVRKVAEEQGGDQDHLFKAKYVKSDRPPGNVKMKGIMVDAGATSHIVNDINKFQSFDNSFQSETHSVELADGNKCSGIAQQRGTAVIHLLDNAGRQHTAQLRDTLYMPSYPHDIFSVASM, from the exons ATGGCTAACCGAGCAACAGGAGTTCCAGCACCCCAGCTTTTATTCGACGGGTCTGAGGAGAAATTTGACCTTTGGGAAACGCGGTTCCTAAGCTGCTTACACATTCTGAAGTTAAAGGAGACTATCTTACGAGAACCAGATGAAGCGAGTGATGAAGACAGATGGAAGAATGCCGACTGCTATGCCGAGCTGGTAAGGCTAATAGACGATAAAAGCCTATCGCTAATCAGACACGAGGCTGCTGATGATGGCAGGAAAGGCCTGCGTATACTTAAAGAACATTATTCAGGGAAGAGCAAGCCACGGATTATAAATATGTACACATCATTAACCAAGCTTCGTATGGCAGACAGCGAGACTGTTACTGACTATTTATTAAGAGCAGAAAACATCATTACAGCATTAAGAGAGGCAGGAGAAACCATGAGTGATGGACTGATCGTAGCCATGACGCTAAGCGGGCTACCAGACTCGTTCAAGCCGCTAGCCGTCCATGTGACACAAAATGAAGATAGCGTTACGTTTGCAGGCTTCAAAAGAAGACTACGAGTCTATGAGGaatcagagaaaatgaaaatgacagaacCAACTACAGATAATGTGATGAAAACGTATACAAGACAGGGCGGAGGCCACAGCAAGCCACACAgtaacagaaaagaagaagatgcCAACATTACTTGCTACAAGTGTGGAATAAAGGGACACAAGGCGAGAAAGTGTTACAAAAAAGTGTGGTGCAATTACTGTAAGAACAATACGCATGCAGAATCACTTTGTAAGAAAAAGGGGGGACAAGATGGCGTCAGAAAAGTTGCAGAGGAGCAAGGTGGCGACCAAGACCACCTCTTCAAGGCCAAATATGTTAAGAGTGATAGACCACCAGGTAACGTGAAAATGAAAGGCATCATGGTGGATGCGGGGGCGACTTCCCACATCGTGAATGACATCAACAAGTTCCAGAGCTTTGACAACTCGTTCCAGTCAGAGACCCACTCAGTGGAGTTAGCAGACGGAAACAAGTGCAGTGGAATAGCACAACAGAGAGGAACAGCAGTGATACATCTTCTAGACAACGCAGGACGACAACACACAGCGCAGCTACGAGATACGCTCTACATGCCATCGTACCCACACGACATCTTCTCAGTGGC ATCAATGTAA
- the LOC117767728 gene encoding putative mediator of RNA polymerase II transcription subunit 26 — MQQQPYNVQQHPDNLQRQPGTALQHPEYQQQPPYNVQQPPDNVQPQPHPYDVQQHPDNQHPDNLEQQPGTALQHPEYRQQPPYNVQQPPDNVQPQPHPYDVQQPPDNVQPQPHPYDVQQHPDNQHPDNVQQHSDNVQPQPHPYDLQQHPDNVQQQPGTALQHPEYQQQPPYNVQQHPDNVQPQPHPYDVQQHPDNLEQQPGTALQHPEYRQQPPYNVQQPPDNVQPQPHPYDVQQPPDNVQQHSDNVQPQPHPYDLQQHPDNVQQQPGTALQHPEYQQQPPYNVQQHPDNVQPHPDNVQPQPHPYDLQQHPDNVQPHPYNVQQHPDNVQPQPHPYDVQQPPDNVQPQPHPYDVQQHPDNVQPHPHPYNVQQHPDNQHPDNVQQQPGTALQHPEYRQQPPYNVQQHPDNVQPQPHPYDVQQHPDNVQPQPHPYNVQQHPDNVQPQPHPYDVQQHPDNMQQQPGTALQHPEYQQQPPYNVQQHPDTVKPHPHNVQPHPDSVQQHPHNVQPHPDTMQPYSDDMEYIDMQQYAEYMQQQPDDMEHTEDMQHPQNRTPSIQWWHQPRPADVSTAASKRNSGRESTSSALCLYSM, encoded by the exons ATGCAACAGCAACCATACaacgtgcagcagcacccggataACCTGCAGCGGCAACCAGGCACCGCACTGCAGCACCCAGAATACCAGCAGCAGCCCCCATACAACGTGCAGCAGCCCCCGGATAAcgtgcagccgcagccgcaccCATACgacgtgcagcagcacccggataac cagcacccggataACCTGGAGCAGCAACCAGGCACCGCACTGCAGCACCCAGAATACCGGCAGCAGCCCCCATACAACGTGCAGCAGCCCCCGGATAAcgtgcagccgcagccgcaccCATACGACGTGCAGCAGCCCCCGGATAAcgtgcagccgcagccgcaccCATACgacgtgcagcagcacccggacaac cagcacccggaCAACGTGCAGCAGCACTCGGACAAcgtgcagccgcagccgcacccatacgacctgcagcagcacccggataACGTGCAGCAGCAACCAGGCACCGCACTGCAGCACCCAGAATACCAGCAGCAGCCCCCATACaacgtgcagcagcacccggataACGTGCAGCCGCAGCCACACCCATACgacgtgcagcagcacccggataACCTGGAGCAGCAACCAGGCACCGCACTGCAGCACCCAGAATACCGGCAGCAGCCCCCATACAACGTGCAGCAGCCCCCGGATAAcgtgcagccgcagccgcaccCATACGACGTGCAGCAGCCCCCGGATAACGTGCAGCAGCACTCGGACAAcgtgcagccgcagccgcacccatacgacctgcagcagcacccggataACGTGCAGCAGCAACCAGGCACCGCACTGCAGCACCCAGAATACCAGCAGCAGCCCCCATACaacgtgcagcagcacccggataACGTGCAGCCGCACCCGGACAAcgtgcagccgcagccgcacccatacgacctgcagcagcacccggataACGTGCAGCCACACCCATACaacgtgcagcagcacccggataacgtgcagccgcagccgcaccCATACGACGTGCAGCAGCCCCCGGATAAcgtgcagccgcagccgcaccCATACgacgtgcagcagcacccggataACGTGCAGCCGCACCCGCACCCATACaacgtgcagcagcacccggacaac cagcacccggataACGTGCAGCAGCAACCAGGCACCGCACTGCAGCACCCAGAATACCGGCAGCAGCCCCCATACAAtgtgcagcagcacccggataatgtgcagccgcagccgcaccCATACgacgtgcagcagcacccggataACGTGCAGCCGCAGCCACACCCATACaacgtgcagcagcacccggataacgtgcagccgcagccgcaccCATACgacgtgcagcagcacccggataACATGCAGCAGCAACCAGGCACCGCACTGCAGCACCCAGAATACCAGCAGCAGCCCCCATACaacgtgcagcagcacccggaCACTGTGAAGCCGCACCCACACAACGTGCAGCCGCACCCAGACAGCGTGCAGCAGCACCCACACAACGTGCAACCGCACCCAGACACCATGCAGCCGTACTCAGATGACATGGAGTACATAGACATGCAACAGTACGCAGAgtacatgcagcagcagccagatgACATGGAGCACACAGAGGACATGCAGCATCCACAGAATAGAACGCCATCAATACAGTG